From the genome of Xiphophorus couchianus unplaced genomic scaffold, X_couchianus-1.0 Scaffold1000101, whole genome shotgun sequence, one region includes:
- the vezt gene encoding vezatin isoform X6 has protein sequence MTEEFDEDVVFENSPLFQYLQDLGHTDFESCPTASQEEEYGGAEGDLGSPGQEQQKTSDTCWLLSNKATNMAGEASYIQIQGECLWRLVEALRRWSPLHQAADSHKLDQQLDSIFGQYSVRCILDQDVLLQEDVELIELLDPSLLTLGSSPSGSPSRVSSLPRQSLVSTPSLWDVAGLLGLAAMLLGVCCSPDSLWSLAAAPWALALLGWVALRGLVLWRRRRMQKDVQTRATRLQTLVHNSKTLTGLARKALRLVQETEVISRGFTLLLDRVSAASSFSRAGPGAVPRSQQLMGLRKVLYRALRSAFRASRRATCHMLKAFPLNSEVDNVTNYVCAVPLKELGLGLGIEHLGDEQAQELTDDYSLPALKMLFQLWLGQSSECFRRLALLLSLHRTAESEEGRTKEDVPLPSSPSLPPPPLHRSVAAVTEPLHHALASCLGDVQRSYDFHRHFEMQPRTMSADRSGRAREKCRELNTLHTSIRSLQLHLKTLLSEMIILEDDLEKLMVSKELTELTLEGYQDLSERLQQLQPHMQASAGCWEDTVCQVERMLRRANASTGNADDMVQFAPLVPELPAAPPSYPLILDRDPVPEEMELEAYVSDSDSDGEGRGSWSDVLSPEERERQRREREESRRVLSELKAVLGFRASEGERMKRKQLLFSDQAAALPLVLTQSPDAAAPGPVGAAGIGSEEGNYLSEWPAGNNGRRVALREST, from the exons AACTCCCCGCTGTTCCAGTACCTTCAGGATCTAGGGCACACAGACTTCGAGTCATGTCCGACGGCGTCGCAGGAGGAGGAGTACGGCGGTGCAGAGGGAGACCTGGGCTCTCCTGGCCAAGAGCAGCAGAAAACCTCA GACACATGCTGGCTTCTGTCAAACAAGGCAACAAACATGGCAGGAGAAGCTTCCTACATCCAGATTCAg GGAGAATGTTTATGGAGGCTGGTTGAGGCCTTGCGGAGATGGAGTCCTCTTCACCAGGCAGCTGACTCTCATAAGCTGGATCAACAGCTG GACAGTATTTTCGGCCAGTACTCGGTCAGATGCATCCTGGACCAGGACGTTCTGCTGCAGGAGGACGTGGAGCTTATTGAGCTGCTGGACCCGAGCCTGCTCACCCTGGGCTCATCACCCTCCGGCTCTCCCAGCCGAGTCAGCTCCCTCCCAAGACAGAGTCTCGTCTCCACTCCATCGCTATG GGATGTGGCGGGGCTGCTGGGTCTGGCTGCCATGCTGCTGGGCGTCTGCTGCTCTCCGGACAGCCTGTGGTCCCTGGCTGCGGCCCCGTGGGCTCTGGCCCTGCTGGGCTGGGTGGCGCTGAGGGGCCTGGTGCTGTGGAGACGGAGGCGGATGCAGAAGGACGTCCAGACCAGAGCCACGCGGCTCCAGACTCTGGTCCACAACAGCAAAACTCTGACTGGACTGGCCCGAAAAGCCCTGCGGCTGGTCCAGGAGACGGAGGTCATCTCGAGAGGGTTCACCCT TTTGCTCGACAGGGTGAGTGCGGCCAGCTCCTTTAGCAGGGCGGGGCCCGGGGCGGTGCCTCGCAGCCAGCAGCTGATGGGACTCCGGAAAGTGCTGTACCGGGCTCTCCGCTCGGCCTTCAGAGCCTCGCGCCGGGCCACCTGCCACATGCTCAAAGC GTTCCCGCTGAACTCTGAGGTCGACAATGTGACCAACTATGTGTGCGCGGTGCCTCTGAAGGAGCTGGGCCTGGGCCTGGGGATCGAACACCTGGGGGACGAGCAGGCGCAGGAGCTGACCGACGACTACAGCCTTCCAGCCCTCAAG aTGTTGTTCCAGCTGTGGTTGGGTCAGAGCTCAGAATGTTTCCGTCGGCTCGCTCTCCTCCTCTCACTGCACCGAACCGCAGAGTCCGAGGAAGGCAGAACCAAAGAAGACGTCCCTCTTCCTTCATCTCCCTCGCTTCCTCCACCTCCGCTGCACCGGTCCGTTGCCGCGGTGACAGAGCCCCTCCATCACGCCCTGGCCAGCTGTCTGGGTGACGTGCAGCGCAGCTACGACTTCCACCGGCACTTCGAGATGCAGCCCAGGACAATGAGCGCCGACAGGAGCGGACGAGCGAGGGAGAAATGTCGGGAGCTCAACACTTTGCACACATCCATCCGCAGCCTGCAGCTCCACCTCAAGACGCTCCTCAGCGA GATGATCATCTTGGAGGACGATCTGGAGAAGCTGATGGTGTCCAAGGAGCTGACGGAGCTGACGCTCGAAGGCTATCAGGACCTGAGCGagcggctgcagcagctgcaacccCACATGCAGGCCAGCGCCGGCTGCTGGGAGGACACGGTCTGCCAGGTGGAGCGCATGCTAAGACGAGCCAACGCCAGTACAG GTAATGCTGACGACATGGTGCAGTTTGCTCCTCTTGTTCCTGaacttcctgctgctcctccctCCTACCCGCTCATCCTGGACAGAGACCCGGTGCCAGAGGAAATG GAGCTGGAGGCCTACGTCTCCGACTCGGACTCGGACGGGGAGGGGAGAGGTTCCTGGTCCGACGTTCTGTCCCCAGAGGAGCGGGAGCGGCAGCGGAGGGAGAGGGAGGAGTCACGGCGCGTCCTGTCGGAGCTGAAAGCCGTCCTGGGTTTCCGAGCATCCGAGGGggagaggatgaagaggaagcaGCTGCTGTTCAGCGACCAAG